In one Oscillospiraceae bacterium genomic region, the following are encoded:
- a CDS encoding sigma-70 family RNA polymerase sigma factor yields MEDSEILDLLYIHSENGLGQLSDKYGKLILSIAFNVLNDYSDAEECVNDTYMKMWNIIPPYRPQHFRPFLCKIARQISIDKYRQSQTRQKGSGFKVLLSELENDIADKYSFDDETDSRILSDYINAYISSLKIESRVLFIRRYFFAESVKDLAKRFEISESNVGIKLFRIRNDLKKYLEKRGYHIENE; encoded by the coding sequence GTGGAAGACAGCGAAATACTTGATTTGCTTTATATTCATTCTGAAAACGGACTCGGACAGTTATCAGATAAATACGGCAAACTGATTCTTTCCATTGCGTTCAATGTTCTGAACGATTATTCTGACGCGGAGGAATGCGTAAATGATACATATATGAAAATGTGGAATATCATACCGCCATACAGACCTCAGCATTTCAGACCGTTTTTGTGTAAAATAGCGCGTCAAATATCAATAGATAAATACAGACAAAGCCAGACAAGGCAAAAAGGAAGCGGCTTCAAGGTGCTTTTGTCGGAATTGGAGAATGACATCGCGGATAAGTATTCTTTTGATGATGAAACCGATTCCAGGATACTTTCTGATTATATAAACGCATATATAAGCTCTCTGAAGATCGAGTCGAGGGTTTTGTTTATACGGAGGTATTTTTTTGCGGAAAGCGTCAAGGACCTTGCAAAACGGTTTGAAATCAGCGAAAGCAATGTCGGTATAAAGCTGTTCCGGATAAGAAATGACTTAAAAAAATATCTTGAAAAAAGGGGGTATCATATTGAAAATGAATAA
- a CDS encoding ABC transporter ATP-binding protein produces the protein MLPLDKFTADAQRALVESGIDASKVTVCLRLDLDSEGNFGEDWFFLCDKKLYRMGMAVYSDFPGKPGKTKANTKKSSPEFTLRGKVDFICPLEELSEFGVDSFVSSNRFTMKRGDSTINLGFCTNAKKQKLFCFIDICERISGGQEILDDDKMFEAFNIYCPKCGRPYNDRDRKLCLNCLNKGAIYKRLLKYFTPYKKQFVIIFLCLAASCAISLINPFLGGSFLYGRVLNINEPDNFIRGNVWLGVGIIFFIAVLSLVIQIIRSRANAEMSGNVTLSMKLDIFTAMQSLSLSYFNNNQTGRLITRVDYDAATVRGFFTDSLPALVVNVVTFVTAAIVMFSINWKLSLIVFIPVPIIIIIIKTMFPKLWRGYTLRWRRKSSMNAMLGDSLDGIRVVKAFAKEETETNRFTRYSDRLMKATLKLNAIQLCIFPIIGLLITMSSETIWGFGGILVMKRLMDYGTFITYIGYTAMIFSPLQFFTEVSDQLTNTANSAQRMFEVLDTIPEISEKPGAIDLKDMKGKIEFRDVCFSYNANRPILKNVSMTIHPGEAVGLVGHTGAGKSTIANLITRLYDVISGEIYIDDINIKDLTISCIRKNMAIVSQEIFLFNGTIADNIRYARPDASFEEVIAASKAANAHDFIINLPNGYETLVGTGNRWLSGGERQRVSIARALLLNPKILVLDEATAAMDTETERQIQDALARLIESKTTITIAHRLSTLKDCDTLYAIDDGRIVESGTHAELIAKRGVYFKLYSLQAEAMKKVIAE, from the coding sequence ATGCTGCCGCTTGATAAATTTACCGCAGACGCGCAGAGAGCCCTTGTCGAATCGGGCATAGACGCGTCGAAAGTAACGGTTTGTCTGCGTCTCGACCTTGATTCCGAGGGTAATTTCGGTGAGGATTGGTTTTTTCTGTGCGATAAGAAGCTTTATCGCATGGGTATGGCTGTGTATTCGGATTTTCCGGGAAAACCGGGCAAAACAAAAGCGAATACCAAAAAATCATCACCTGAATTCACGCTCCGGGGCAAGGTCGATTTTATTTGTCCGCTCGAGGAGCTTTCCGAGTTCGGCGTAGACAGCTTTGTTTCTTCAAACCGTTTTACCATGAAACGGGGAGACTCGACAATAAACCTGGGCTTTTGCACAAACGCAAAAAAGCAAAAGCTGTTCTGCTTCATCGATATATGCGAACGTATTTCCGGAGGACAGGAAATTTTAGATGACGACAAGATGTTTGAGGCGTTCAATATTTACTGCCCGAAATGCGGCCGTCCGTATAATGACCGGGACAGAAAGCTTTGCCTCAACTGTCTCAACAAGGGTGCGATATATAAACGCCTTTTAAAATATTTTACTCCATATAAGAAGCAGTTTGTTATTATATTCCTGTGTCTTGCCGCCTCCTGTGCCATTTCACTGATAAACCCGTTCCTCGGCGGTTCGTTTTTGTACGGCCGGGTGCTGAATATCAACGAACCCGACAATTTCATCCGCGGGAACGTGTGGCTTGGCGTCGGAATCATCTTTTTTATCGCTGTACTGTCGCTTGTGATACAGATCATCCGTTCGCGTGCCAATGCCGAAATGTCCGGAAATGTCACGCTGAGCATGAAGCTTGATATATTTACGGCAATGCAAAGCCTGTCGCTGTCGTATTTCAACAACAACCAGACCGGACGCCTAATAACCAGAGTCGATTACGACGCCGCCACGGTAAGGGGCTTCTTCACGGACAGCCTGCCGGCTCTCGTCGTGAACGTTGTGACCTTTGTCACCGCCGCGATTGTTATGTTTTCGATAAACTGGAAGCTGTCTCTGATAGTGTTCATTCCGGTTCCTATAATCATTATAATAATAAAGACCATGTTCCCTAAGCTTTGGAGAGGATATACGCTGCGTTGGCGCCGCAAAAGCTCCATGAACGCGATGCTCGGCGACAGCCTTGACGGAATACGAGTCGTGAAGGCGTTCGCCAAGGAAGAAACCGAAACCAACCGCTTCACGAGATACAGCGACAGACTGATGAAGGCGACATTAAAGCTGAACGCCATTCAGCTCTGTATATTCCCGATCATAGGACTTCTGATAACGATGAGCAGCGAGACAATATGGGGCTTCGGCGGCATACTTGTCATGAAGCGCCTCATGGATTACGGAACGTTTATTACATATATCGGATATACCGCGATGATATTTTCGCCGCTCCAGTTTTTCACCGAGGTGTCGGATCAACTTACCAATACCGCAAACTCGGCCCAGCGTATGTTTGAAGTCCTTGATACGATACCGGAAATATCCGAAAAGCCGGGCGCAATAGATTTAAAGGATATGAAGGGCAAGATCGAATTCCGCGATGTATGCTTCTCATACAACGCAAACCGTCCGATACTCAAAAACGTATCCATGACGATTCATCCCGGAGAGGCCGTGGGGCTTGTCGGACATACGGGCGCGGGAAAATCGACGATCGCCAATCTGATCACCCGTCTTTACGACGTTATTTCCGGCGAGATCTATATTGACGACATAAACATAAAGGATCTCACGATATCCTGCATACGCAAAAATATGGCGATAGTGTCACAGGAGATATTTCTGTTCAACGGAACCATCGCCGACAATATCAGATATGCTCGTCCTGATGCTTCCTTTGAGGAGGTCATCGCCGCGTCAAAGGCGGCAAACGCGCACGATTTTATTATAAACCTTCCGAACGGTTACGAAACGCTCGTCGGCACCGGAAACAGATGGCTTTCCGGAGGCGAACGCCAAAGAGTCTCAATTGCCCGCGCGCTTCTTCTGAACCCAAAAATCCTCGTGCTCGACGAGGCGACGGCGGCCATGGACACCGAAACCGAGCGGCAGATACAGGATGCGCTTGCGCGTCTGATTGAAAGCAAAACCACCATAACAATAGCGCACCGTCTTTCAACCCTGAAGGACTGCGATACGCTTTACGCAATCGACGACGGCCGCATCGTCGAATCGGGCACTCACGCAGAACTTATAGCCAAACGCGGAGTATACTTCAAGCTTTATTCGCTGCAGGCGGAAGCTATGAAAAAAGTCATCGCGGAATGA
- a CDS encoding DUF1854 domain-containing protein: MAEEKKTAGCNQNGSAKTADKKEDAKPAEKDPGEAKPENTKPEETKAAADDDEENIEDLFIPRRVSIPLTKENARFFRSQGGLISLDFTNHKGEKEIVERVVVYRAFPITNPDEFLSVREPDSKKEGRGLEIGMIRHLSDMSEESREVITEELTRRYFSPTITKIRNVKEKFGYSYWDADTTSGPVTFIMSNPFQNIRVLEDGRIFMRDMDGNNFQIPDSKSLDPASYKKIEVYL, encoded by the coding sequence ATGGCAGAGGAAAAGAAAACCGCCGGATGCAATCAAAACGGATCGGCTAAGACGGCGGATAAAAAAGAAGACGCAAAACCTGCGGAAAAAGATCCCGGGGAAGCAAAACCCGAAAACACAAAGCCTGAGGAAACGAAAGCCGCCGCGGATGACGACGAGGAAAACATTGAAGACCTGTTTATCCCGAGACGCGTATCAATACCGCTCACAAAAGAGAATGCGCGTTTTTTCCGCTCCCAAGGCGGATTGATAAGCCTTGATTTTACAAATCACAAGGGAGAAAAAGAGATCGTGGAGCGCGTCGTCGTATACCGCGCGTTTCCGATCACGAATCCGGACGAATTTCTTTCAGTGCGCGAGCCCGATTCAAAAAAAGAAGGCAGAGGGCTTGAAATCGGAATGATACGCCACCTTTCAGACATGAGTGAGGAATCGCGGGAGGTAATTACCGAGGAGCTTACGCGCAGATACTTTTCACCGACAATCACAAAGATCAGGAATGTCAAGGAAAAATTCGGGTATTCCTATTGGGATGCCGACACGACCTCCGGACCGGTGACCTTTATCATGTCGAATCCGTTTCAGAATATAAGGGTTCTCGAGGACGGACGCATTTTCATGCGCGATATGGACGGAAATAACTTTCAGATACCCGATTCCAAATCGCTCGACCCCGCAAGCTATAAAAAAATAGAAGTATATCTGTGA
- a CDS encoding ABC transporter transmembrane domain-containing protein yields MKLMYDMPEKDAAVFARESAGQKLLYCVPFNIYEEKYMTGYLAITRAYIYKILNGKLISVYPLSGASGFATEQMYGSCGFYGRISGSTTLICRFIGGRHLPRYQVIARACEILAEAPSDNAITNSSEERFCPKCGRPYVNNTKICPFCLNKKEVYMKLWALTKGLRFMIFSPFMFSFVTLAISFISPYLQRVAVDKYFQPQNPNYIMDADTTRGFIGLVALIVSIAFLSRAISVLQSRLLAVAAGKFSVVMKTLLYEKISKLSLGSINKKSTGDLMGRVSNDTDVVESFIINQFPNIFIQIVSLAGAAALLLFINWVMALFIIIPIPFVMFIVTKFWSFIQRRNMKAWMAGSRQNRLLQDILNGIRVVKSFGQEKKEIEHFKEANVVYTKLSIENQKYWDTLFPILSFIVGIGRYLILFYGSFMVLGNQMLFGELQQFNSMAAYVYSPLIWITNIPRTVSNFLTSAGKIFEILEENIEISDIGLPLDIKIEGDISIDDVTFGYESYDPVLEHINFDIRRGEMIGIVGHSGCGKTTLINLIMRLYDVNEGTIKIDSVNIKDISQHALRSQIGVVLQETFLFTGTIRENIKYASPFATDEEVIEAAKIANAHDFIVCLPEGYNTMVGEKGYSMSGGERQRIAIARAILHDPRILILDEATASLDTETEKLIQDALAKLSKNRTTLAIAHRLSTLRNADRLLVLDKGHVAEFGTHEELIAKKGIYYKLVMAQRQMAKSLAKTGRAG; encoded by the coding sequence ATGAAGCTGATGTATGACATGCCCGAAAAGGACGCGGCTGTATTCGCCAGAGAATCCGCCGGGCAGAAACTCCTTTACTGTGTGCCGTTTAATATATATGAAGAAAAATATATGACCGGATATCTCGCGATTACCCGGGCGTATATTTATAAAATACTGAACGGCAAGCTTATAAGTGTTTATCCGCTTTCCGGCGCATCCGGCTTTGCCACGGAGCAAATGTACGGAAGCTGTGGATTTTATGGCAGGATATCAGGCAGCACGACGCTTATATGCCGGTTTATCGGCGGACGCCATCTGCCGAGGTATCAGGTCATCGCGCGCGCATGTGAAATTCTCGCAGAAGCTCCGTCCGACAATGCGATCACAAATTCATCAGAGGAGCGTTTCTGTCCGAAATGCGGACGACCGTATGTGAACAATACGAAGATATGTCCGTTCTGTCTTAACAAAAAAGAAGTGTATATGAAGCTTTGGGCGCTTACAAAAGGGCTGAGATTCATGATATTCTCTCCGTTTATGTTCTCCTTCGTGACGCTTGCGATAAGCTTTATTTCGCCGTATCTTCAAAGGGTCGCGGTTGATAAGTACTTTCAGCCGCAGAATCCTAATTATATTATGGATGCGGACACGACTCGGGGCTTTATCGGGCTGGTCGCGCTGATAGTCTCAATCGCGTTTTTATCCCGTGCGATAAGCGTATTGCAATCTCGTCTTTTGGCTGTCGCGGCGGGCAAATTCTCCGTCGTCATGAAGACGCTGCTTTACGAAAAAATTTCAAAGCTTTCGCTCGGCTCGATAAATAAAAAATCAACAGGCGACCTAATGGGACGCGTCAGCAACGACACGGACGTAGTGGAAAGCTTTATAATCAATCAGTTTCCGAACATATTCATTCAAATCGTCTCACTTGCCGGCGCCGCCGCGCTGCTTTTGTTCATCAACTGGGTCATGGCTCTGTTCATAATAATTCCGATACCGTTTGTCATGTTCATTGTTACAAAATTCTGGAGTTTCATACAACGGCGTAACATGAAAGCATGGATGGCCGGCTCGCGCCAGAACCGTCTTTTACAGGATATTCTTAACGGAATCCGCGTCGTAAAGTCCTTCGGGCAGGAAAAAAAGGAAATCGAGCATTTTAAAGAAGCGAATGTGGTTTATACAAAGCTTTCAATAGAAAACCAAAAATATTGGGATACGCTTTTTCCGATTTTAAGCTTCATTGTGGGCATCGGACGTTATCTGATCCTTTTCTACGGCAGCTTTATGGTGCTTGGAAATCAAATGCTGTTCGGCGAGCTTCAGCAGTTCAATTCAATGGCGGCGTATGTGTATTCGCCTTTGATCTGGATCACTAATATTCCTCGCACAGTGTCCAACTTTCTTACCTCGGCGGGAAAGATATTTGAAATTCTTGAGGAAAACATAGAAATATCCGATATCGGGCTTCCTCTTGATATCAAAATCGAGGGCGATATATCCATCGATGACGTCACCTTCGGATACGAAAGCTACGACCCTGTGCTTGAGCATATTAACTTTGATATAAGGCGCGGAGAGATGATTGGCATCGTCGGTCATTCCGGCTGTGGAAAGACGACGCTTATCAATCTTATCATGCGTCTGTACGACGTCAACGAAGGCACGATAAAGATCGATTCGGTCAATATTAAGGATATTTCACAGCATGCGCTCCGCAGTCAGATAGGTGTGGTGCTTCAGGAGACGTTCCTTTTTACCGGAACAATCCGTGAAAACATCAAATACGCTTCGCCGTTCGCGACAGACGAGGAAGTTATCGAGGCGGCAAAGATTGCCAACGCGCATGATTTCATCGTCTGTCTGCCTGAGGGTTATAATACGATGGTCGGTGAAAAGGGATACAGCATGTCCGGCGGCGAACGCCAGCGTATAGCGATAGCCCGCGCAATACTCCACGATCCGAGAATACTCATTCTCGACGAAGCGACCGCGTCTCTCGACACGGAAACAGAAAAGCTCATTCAGGACGCTCTCGCGAAGCTCTCCAAAAACCGCACCACGCTTGCGATCGCTCACCGTCTCTCAACGCTGAGAAACGCGGACAGGCTGCTTGTACTCGATAAAGGCCATGTCGCGGAATTCGGAACTCACGAGGAGCTGATCGCCAAAAAAGGAATTTATTACAAGCTGGTAATGGCTCAGCGCCAGATGGCGAAAAGCCTTGCGAAAACGGGCAGGGCGGGATGA
- a CDS encoding sigma-70 family RNA polymerase sigma factor, with amino-acid sequence MYDQSYREICAYVISRIRNPDGAHDVIQSSYLSFYDRIIKHGMIPDNEATAYLKTCAKHEMGHKYGELNRSKRNISLDDETLDPQAAAFLADTSAEESALDRITLDEIWETISKLDAITYRIFIMRYSAEIPIADIANTLGMSYGNVCNRIYRTVKILSKKYSNSAPLKDECVSERKACIID; translated from the coding sequence GTGTATGATCAATCTTATCGTGAGATATGCGCATATGTCATTTCCAGAATAAGAAACCCGGATGGCGCACATGACGTAATTCAGTCAAGTTATCTATCGTTTTATGACAGAATAATAAAGCATGGCATGATTCCGGATAATGAAGCAACAGCATATCTTAAAACATGCGCAAAGCATGAAATGGGTCATAAATACGGTGAATTAAACCGTTCGAAAAGAAACATTTCTCTTGATGACGAGACGCTTGACCCACAGGCTGCTGCCTTTCTCGCGGACACATCGGCAGAAGAATCAGCACTTGACCGTATAACACTCGACGAAATATGGGAAACCATCTCAAAGCTTGACGCTATAACCTACAGAATATTCATAATGCGTTATTCCGCAGAAATTCCGATAGCCGATATTGCAAATACACTCGGAATGTCTTACGGAAACGTATGCAACCGTATTTATCGAACAGTAAAAATACTTTCCAAAAAATATTCAAATTCCGCACCGCTTAAAGACGAGTGCGTATCAGAAAGGAAGGCGTGTATAATTGATTAG
- a CDS encoding S-layer homology domain-containing protein, with amino-acid sequence MKKLLSVIAVLTAVFILLPAMSVLPVSVAAADEEEKEIIFSDVAAADWFYDCVKIMRDKNVIGGYPDGTFLPENNAGRAEALKLIMGAAGYDVATQPEEGNWYEIFTAEALDKGLIDDAFVSDMEGYITRFEFAHLIVAALGLSVDELPASVFIDTDDSCAVILNTIGVFLGEPAGEGDSQKAFYGDRFLKRCEMAAVVLRTMRYVDKINSLLPTPDGSEPQYSAIITEDECLDLFRRLAVSNDGQVIYCTVGADAVNGRDATMSNITDMFELCMAAYEECLSSYNYLRISTLTKSGGVTYTITLTNSEGYPAAERVSEALAAAEKLYIEIWDTMPNTATQTDFAAAILDRIVLSCEYDLTYSQASGDAYSCLILNKAICGGYTSAYNMLLKRAGIKCIAVPGEATSDGTTEGHIWSFAQLDGSWLYIDSTWCDPVPDVAGRTSRTYFAVDFDSLSETHSTQYTKDRLIQCAR; translated from the coding sequence ATGAAAAAATTATTGTCTGTTATTGCCGTTCTCACGGCTGTATTCATACTATTGCCCGCAATGTCTGTGCTTCCTGTCTCAGTCGCGGCCGCAGATGAGGAAGAAAAGGAAATCATCTTTTCCGATGTCGCCGCAGCCGACTGGTTTTATGACTGCGTCAAAATAATGCGTGATAAAAATGTCATCGGCGGTTATCCCGACGGAACCTTTCTTCCCGAAAACAACGCAGGCCGCGCCGAAGCCCTGAAGCTGATTATGGGTGCCGCCGGATATGATGTCGCCACACAGCCGGAAGAAGGCAACTGGTATGAAATTTTTACAGCGGAAGCCCTGGATAAAGGTCTTATCGATGACGCCTTTGTATCCGATATGGAAGGATATATCACGCGCTTTGAATTTGCTCACCTCATTGTCGCCGCTCTCGGGCTGTCCGTCGACGAGCTTCCGGCATCCGTTTTCATCGATACCGACGACAGCTGCGCCGTCATCCTCAATACCATCGGTGTATTTTTGGGCGAGCCCGCCGGAGAAGGTGACAGCCAAAAAGCGTTTTACGGCGATAGATTTCTTAAACGTTGTGAAATGGCGGCGGTCGTATTGCGGACAATGCGCTATGTCGATAAAATAAACAGTTTACTTCCTACTCCAGACGGATCTGAGCCTCAGTATTCTGCGATCATCACCGAAGACGAATGCCTTGATCTCTTCCGCCGTCTGGCTGTCTCGAACGACGGTCAGGTCATTTACTGCACGGTCGGTGCCGACGCGGTCAACGGGCGCGACGCGACCATGTCCAATATTACGGATATGTTTGAGCTTTGCATGGCGGCATACGAAGAATGCCTGTCAAGCTATAATTATCTGCGGATTTCCACATTGACCAAATCTGGTGGTGTTACATATACCATCACCCTCACAAACAGTGAAGGATATCCTGCCGCCGAGCGCGTTTCAGAGGCGCTTGCGGCCGCGGAAAAGCTCTATATTGAAATCTGGGACACGATGCCAAACACCGCAACGCAAACCGATTTTGCCGCCGCCATTCTCGACCGCATCGTTCTCAGCTGCGAATATGACCTCACCTATTCACAAGCATCAGGCGACGCCTATTCCTGCCTTATCCTAAATAAAGCCATCTGCGGAGGCTATACATCAGCGTATAATATGCTGTTAAAACGCGCCGGCATAAAATGCATAGCCGTGCCCGGCGAAGCAACCAGCGACGGCACAACGGAAGGACATATTTGGTCATTCGCGCAGCTCGACGGCAGCTGGCTTTACATCGACTCCACATGGTGCGATCCCGTGCCGGATGTCGCCGGACGCACAAGCCGCACATACTTCGCTGTCGATTTCGACTCGCTTTCCGAGACGCACAGTACTCAATATACAAAGGACAGACTCATCCAGTGCGCGAGATAA
- a CDS encoding helix-turn-helix transcriptional regulator codes for MDYYIIIWSVVVFVENRIQSGFLYTELEKATGFSISHIRSVFRKLTGKSLSRYVLSRRISHAAFDIIHSESLILNIALNYGFNNPDTFTRAFFRFTGFTPHEFRKQRRTVGSIKLCSGVYGVSERTQIMDSIKNKATGSVVLYGVPKVGYGIYGCTPFPICLKGAANYLGEDIDYDYAMASSGAAFRLVWDETCWNGGNVDVLNTFNDPIMVIKHGIEALGRKFTLIGRENRLTHSDPAKFSSIQSNATKADFIEFIKEQIDKGHPCIGLGFIGPPEACLITGYRDDGQTILGWNFFQDSPQFASRVKIDDSGYFITDSWWENEETIAVMSIGDKVSQPMSLKNIIQNSIAALSGRKHGDYAKGIMAYDAWKRAITDENQFPKEPVMPLLAERLMCQGDAMDCLADGRHNAGVFFEKLSNNNPDQPLFKEIAEKFKALTQNVYSMYETLGGWQRDEKQMIALAKAENRRRIAEFIDKCKVLDEEALSLLFQLEKLL; via the coding sequence ATGGATTATTATATTATCATATGGTCGGTTGTTGTATTTGTGGAAAACAGAATTCAATCGGGTTTTCTGTATACCGAATTGGAAAAAGCAACAGGATTCTCAATTTCCCATATTCGTTCTGTTTTCAGAAAACTCACAGGTAAATCGCTTTCACGTTATGTGTTGAGCCGAAGAATTTCTCATGCCGCCTTTGATATAATTCATAGCGAGAGTCTTATATTAAACATAGCTTTAAACTATGGTTTTAATAATCCGGATACATTCACTCGCGCTTTTTTTCGATTTACAGGTTTTACACCGCATGAGTTCAGAAAACAAAGGCGAACAGTCGGCAGTATAAAGCTCTGCTCAGGAGTTTACGGAGTATCAGAAAGGACACAAATAATGGATAGCATTAAAAACAAAGCAACCGGAAGTGTTGTTTTATATGGCGTCCCAAAGGTCGGATATGGCATTTACGGATGCACGCCTTTCCCTATTTGTTTAAAAGGTGCGGCAAATTATCTCGGTGAAGATATTGATTATGACTATGCTATGGCTTCCAGCGGCGCGGCATTCCGTCTTGTATGGGATGAAACCTGTTGGAATGGCGGCAATGTCGATGTTCTGAATACATTTAACGATCCTATCATGGTTATTAAACACGGAATCGAAGCTCTCGGACGTAAATTTACGCTCATAGGAAGAGAAAACCGCTTGACACACAGTGATCCCGCAAAATTCTCTTCCATTCAATCAAACGCGACAAAGGCAGATTTTATTGAATTCATTAAAGAACAAATAGACAAAGGCCATCCCTGTATCGGTCTGGGTTTTATCGGACCGCCTGAGGCCTGTTTAATTACCGGATATCGTGACGATGGACAGACTATTCTCGGGTGGAACTTCTTTCAGGACAGCCCTCAATTTGCTTCCCGTGTGAAAATTGATGATTCAGGATATTTTATAACAGATTCCTGGTGGGAGAACGAAGAAACAATAGCCGTGATGTCAATCGGCGATAAAGTTTCCCAACCGATGTCATTAAAGAATATTATACAGAATTCAATCGCCGCACTCTCGGGTCGCAAGCATGGTGATTATGCAAAAGGAATCATGGCATATGACGCGTGGAAAAGAGCAATAACCGATGAAAACCAGTTTCCAAAAGAACCTGTTATGCCGCTGCTTGCCGAACGGCTGATGTGTCAGGGCGACGCAATGGATTGTCTTGCCGACGGGAGGCATAATGCCGGGGTTTTCTTCGAAAAATTGTCAAATAATAATCCCGATCAGCCATTATTCAAGGAAATCGCGGAAAAATTCAAAGCTTTGACGCAAAACGTATACAGCATGTATGAAACTCTCGGGGGTTGGCAAAGAGACGAAAAGCAGATGATTGCGCTGGCAAAAGCAGAAAACCGCCGCAGGATTGCCGAATTTATTGATAAATGCAAGGTTCTCGACGAAGAAGCATTGTCTTTGCTTTTTCAATTAGAAAAATTGCTATAA
- a CDS encoding CehA/McbA family metallohydrolase: protein MYTDKNGRKWFKGNLHMHTTLSDGRKAPEEAARIYREKGYDFISITDHWEFYSGCEADGLTIISGCEFHTFNPQMTHIVGAGMEYMPQLDRNSSVQEIIDAINAAGGAAILAHPAWSLNTPEFIASLNGLAGAEIYNSVSGYPFSARPYSGTTLDLAAKAGCLLPLFASDDTHYYNEELFRGFIYVNAEELTGKSILDAVKAGRFYATQGPVISEEKVFGGKYSVSADAEYIQFYSASFWNADTTARIGRREATAAEFVIKPQDSFVRAEVCDKSGLFAWTSPKKI, encoded by the coding sequence ATGTATACAGACAAAAACGGACGCAAATGGTTCAAGGGGAACCTTCATATGCACACGACGCTCAGCGACGGAAGAAAAGCCCCCGAGGAGGCGGCGCGCATATACAGGGAAAAAGGATATGATTTTATTTCGATAACTGATCACTGGGAGTTTTATAGCGGCTGTGAAGCGGACGGATTGACAATTATATCCGGCTGCGAATTTCACACCTTCAATCCGCAAATGACGCATATAGTCGGAGCGGGCATGGAATATATGCCACAATTGGACAGAAACTCCTCTGTTCAGGAGATAATCGACGCGATAAACGCCGCCGGCGGAGCCGCTATACTCGCTCATCCGGCATGGTCGCTGAACACGCCGGAATTTATCGCTTCCCTGAACGGGCTGGCGGGGGCGGAAATATACAACTCTGTATCGGGATATCCGTTTTCGGCGCGTCCGTATTCGGGGACAACACTTGATCTCGCGGCAAAAGCAGGATGCCTGCTGCCGCTTTTCGCTTCCGACGACACACATTATTACAATGAGGAGCTGTTCCGCGGATTCATATATGTAAATGCGGAGGAGCTGACCGGAAAATCGATATTGGACGCGGTCAAAGCCGGGCGCTTTTACGCGACTCAGGGTCCGGTAATATCGGAGGAAAAGGTTTTCGGCGGGAAATACAGCGTAAGCGCAGACGCAGAATACATACAGTTTTACAGCGCCTCGTTCTGGAACGCGGATACTACCGCGCGGATCGGACGGCGCGAAGCTACGGCGGCGGAATTTGTCATAAAGCCGCAGGATTCGTTTGTGCGCGCGGAGGTCTGCGATAAAAGCGGGCTTTTCGCATGGACAAGCCCGAAAAAAATATAA